The genome window AGGAAATTGAGTTAGCGTTGGTCAAGCTTCATACCATTACAGGTGAAGAGCGATATCTGAATCTTAGTCGGTTCTTCATAGATGAACGTGGTAAACAGCCTAATTATTTTATCAAGGAGTGGGAAGGTGGTAACCGGACAAACATCTGGTCCCATGGAACGCCTAATCTGGAAATGTATCAATCTCACCTTCCTGTTCGTGAGCAAAAAGTAGCGGTTGGGCACTCTGTTCGGGCAGTTTACATGTACACAGCGATGGCTGATCTTGCGAGATTAACAGGTGACGACGGACTGAAGGAGGCCTGTGAACGACTCTGGTCGAACACAACAGGCAAACAAATGTACATTACCGGGGGCATTGGTTCGACACATCTTGGGGAAGCTTTCACGTTTGATTACGATCTTCCGAATGATTCCGTATACGCAGAGACCTGTGCTTCCATTGGTTTGATTTTCTGGGCGCGCCGCATGCTTCAATTGGAAGCGAAGAGTGAATATGCAGATGTTATGGAGCGAGCGCTGTACAACAATGTTCTCGGTAGCATGTCTAGGGATGGGAAGCATTTCTTCTATGTCAATCCACTTGAGGTATGGCCAGAAGCAAGTCTGAAAAATCCGGATAAACATCACGTCAAGCCCGTCCGACAAAAATGGTTCGGTTGCTCCTGCTGTCCTCCAAATGTCTCACGCTTGCTAAGTTCATTGGACGATTATATATACGATATATCAGAAGAAGAGAGATCGATCTATACTCATCTGTATATTGGAAGCAAAGTTTCCTTTCAACTTGCCGACAGTACAATCACATTGCATCAACGTTCTAATCTGCCTTGGAACGGTCATGTTGAATTCTCGGTTCAGCTTCCCAAGGATAGCGAATCTGTCGAATTTGAACTTGCGCTACGTATACCGAATTGGTTCCAGGAGGAACAGCCCGTGTTGAAGGTGAATGGAGAAAGGCAAGATTTTCATATTGAGAATGGGTACGCAAAAATAAAGCGAAGTTGGTCAGATGGAAATATAGTAGAGTGGTTGCTTCCGGTTAAGCCAAAATTAATTGCTGCACACCCATCCATTCGGGCAGATGCTGGCAAAGTAGCCATTCAACGCGGCCCGCTCGTGTATTGCATCGAAGAAGCAGACAATGGAGCCCCGCTCACTACAATCGCGTTGGCTGCGGAGCCACAATTAACGGAGTATGCTGATCCAGATCTACTAGGTGGTTGTGTCATCATAGAAGGCGATGGTCTAGTGCCTGATGACAGCATTTTATGGTTAGACGGGATGCCGTACCGTTCTTATATTAATCAGAGAAAGGCTGTACGTTTTAAGGCCATTCCCTATTATTTGTGGGGGAATCGCAAGGTTGGTGAGATGAGCGTATGGCTCCGTTTTTAAAGAGGACGTAGGATCACTGGAGGCTTTTTTCGCAGTCACTTTCCAAATAAGCATAATAGAAAAACGAAGGCATTGACCTTCGTTTTTTTCTGTTTTGATGAACTCCACCGACTAGTCACTCTGATAAAACTGAATTTATGTGACAATCATGACTCATGACATTTGGATGCTGCTAACCGTGGCGATATTCAAGTTCTGACAGACATAATCAACAAGATCAGGGAAACCGATAAGTGAGCAATTATAGCCCAATATTGATAAAAAAGTTGCGAAGCTATGCTGCTTTGGATATGATTAATTAATTGATGATTAAGATAGTGAGGTAGAAAAAATGATCGCAAGAACAGAAGAAGACTTTAATGGTTTGAAAGAAATCGGAAAAATTGTTGGTGCTATCCGAGATGAATTGGTACAAAAAACAGTGCCAGGCATAACAACTAAAGAGCTTGACGATCTAGCTGGAGCACTTTTTGAGAAAGCTGGTGCAGTGTCTGCTCCAAAAAGTGAATATAATTTCCCGGGATTTACTTGTATTAGTGTTAATGAAGAAGTGGCACATGGTATTCCGGGAGAGCGGGTTATTCAAGAAGGGGACATCGTGAATATTGATGTGTCCGGCTCCAAGAACAGCTATTTCGCAGATACGGGAATTTCGTTTGTCGTAGGCGAAGGTGAAGAAGTATTAACGAAAATATGCGACGTTGTTAAACTGGCATTCGAAGCAGGACTTAAGAAAGCAAAACCGGGCTCCAAAAAAAGTGGAATCGGAAAAGCGGTATTCCAAACGGCCAGACAGCATGGACTAACGGTTATTAAAAACCTTACGGGGCATGGTGTTGGACGT of Paenibacillus sp. FSL R5-0517 contains these proteins:
- a CDS encoding beta-L-arabinofuranosidase domain-containing protein, translated to MGQKQIEIQDQFWNTYSDLVRETVIPYQWEALNDRVEDAEPSHAIRNFRIAAGLEQGDFGGWVFQDSDLYKWLEAVAYSLRHHPDPRLEQIADDSIELIAQAQHDNGYLNTYFTIQEPGRQWTNLYEAHELYCAGHLIEAAVAYYQATGKRRLLDISCRFADLIDRMFGPKPGQIRAYCGHQEIELALVKLHTITGEERYLNLSRFFIDERGKQPNYFIKEWEGGNRTNIWSHGTPNLEMYQSHLPVREQKVAVGHSVRAVYMYTAMADLARLTGDDGLKEACERLWSNTTGKQMYITGGIGSTHLGEAFTFDYDLPNDSVYAETCASIGLIFWARRMLQLEAKSEYADVMERALYNNVLGSMSRDGKHFFYVNPLEVWPEASLKNPDKHHVKPVRQKWFGCSCCPPNVSRLLSSLDDYIYDISEEERSIYTHLYIGSKVSFQLADSTITLHQRSNLPWNGHVEFSVQLPKDSESVEFELALRIPNWFQEEQPVLKVNGERQDFHIENGYAKIKRSWSDGNIVEWLLPVKPKLIAAHPSIRADAGKVAIQRGPLVYCIEEADNGAPLTTIALAAEPQLTEYADPDLLGGCVIIEGDGLVPDDSILWLDGMPYRSYINQRKAVRFKAIPYYLWGNRKVGEMSVWLRF
- the map gene encoding type I methionyl aminopeptidase; this translates as MIARTEEDFNGLKEIGKIVGAIRDELVQKTVPGITTKELDDLAGALFEKAGAVSAPKSEYNFPGFTCISVNEEVAHGIPGERVIQEGDIVNIDVSGSKNSYFADTGISFVVGEGEEVLTKICDVVKLAFEAGLKKAKPGSKKSGIGKAVFQTARQHGLTVIKNLTGHGVGRAIHEAPDHIYNYNDPSDDELLKEGMVIAFEPFVSTSEEEVFQTGDGWTFATKNSHVAQIEHTIILTKNGPIIVTQ